One genomic segment of Cydia splendana chromosome 5, ilCydSple1.2, whole genome shotgun sequence includes these proteins:
- the LOC134790722 gene encoding WD repeat-containing protein 35, with protein MFIYMSKKIAIPKQSNVTCISWNHSSGYIAVGGEEGMLKVLKLESGGGGNLSMNLSLEGHTGQLRVAIWNEVYQKLTTSDEHGVIIVWMLYKGSWYEEMINNRNKSTVSSMAWGSDGQKICIAYEDGAVIVGSVDGSRVWGKDIKGPGLTAVQWSPDNTQLLFALVGGELQLYDDQGNLTMPVAINGVTASMEVVAMDWYAGKAPPNRPVLMICYKTGIILLMKNCVEEDSIVVETNMMAIDCHWNHNGTVLAAAGCTSDQTNVVQFFSAYGEHIRTLRVPGGAMRSLSWEKRSLRLAIAIDSFIYFANVKPDHKYAFYGNTLAYVSGTETVTFWDTVTLQSWVNHIPDVIDMCGTDEYCVIATLNMLIISNQQGIQCDAKVVSIPMVYVAINSKATVVAASKESFLVWKFSTPSRPRSTEHLFRADGTPVTTGDVSYQDDTICCITCSDSHLLVGRDSGTILFFSLVNFKKITSINMNSRPYKLGLNSNSSKFYVIDQPGSLYLLDTDMANNISVGQALRKDVWSALWASDNPQMLAVAEKARLYVMRDTEPEEPLAMQGYLCTFKELEITTALLDGITDKCTPQHIVRVEVKSLRDTRQLIEKVGLKEAENFIKDNPHPQLWLLLAEAALKNLETESALETAEAAFVRRNDYAGIRFVSRLNALHSNALKKAEILAYFKDFDAAEKIYHDEDRRDLAIALRKRLGHWFRVVELLKQSASTTDAQVKQAYSNIGDYYIDRQNWAGALEYYTMSNNTEGLKKCHMALEDNEALSKLFTGSPRQPKDAPMKTNIDEMSDIINETPSIQGIMQLKETGRMLQAATMAFQLANIEASKCVSPSRIKKLYILAGHLYTQNSVDGAMGREATRSFRLGAAQHWLAMAAERALARPPRADAALRAAGRVCAVVDDLHPKQHLQVWCTIASIAVEARAFELCSKAFIKLEAIDPDNFEKLAIEIFTRCKPKDVKGNKIDCPNCNAAIPEWKAVCPSCDTVFPGCAVSGRALAAPRAVWTCAACAARAQQHDLVLRHSCPMCHAPL; from the exons ATTGCCATTCCCAAGCAGTCAAATGTTACTTGTATATCATGGAATCATTCCTCAGGCTATATTGCAGTGGGTGGGGAAGAAGGAATGTTAAAAGTTTTAAAATTGGAGTCTG GTGGTGGAGGAAATCTGTCTATGAACTTGAGTCTGGAAGGGCACACGGGTCAATTGCGAGTGGCTATTTGGAATGAGGTGTACCAGAAACTGACCACAAGTGATGAACATGGAGTCATCATTGTCTGGATGTTGTATAAG GGTTCCTGGTATGAAGAAATGATAAACAATAGAAATAAATCTACTGTCTCAAGTATGGCTTGGGGCTCAGATGGGCAGAAGATATGCATTGCCTATGAGGATG GTGCTGTCATTGTTGGATCTGTGGATGGGTCCAGGGTATGGGGTAAAGACATAAAAGGGCCCGGGCTTACTGCTGTGCAATGGTCTCCAGACAACACTCAGTTGCTGTTTGCTCTAGTTGGTGGAGAGCTGCAGTTGTATGACGACCAAGGAAATTTAACA ATGCCAGTTGCCATAAATGGTGTGACAGCATCAATGGAGGTGGTCGCGATGGATTGGTACGCCGGCAAGGCGCCGCCCAACCGGCCAGTGTTGATGATATGTTACAAAACTGGAATTATATTGCTGATGAAAAATTGCGTGGAAGAAG ATAGCATAGTAGTTGAAACCAACATGATGGCCATTGACTGCCATTGGAACCACAATGGAACTGTGTTAGCGGCCGCCGGGTGCACATCAGACCAGACGAATGTGGTACAATTCTTCAGTGCCTATGGGGAG CACATTCGAACATTACGAGTCCCCGGCGGAGCGATGCGCTCGCTATCCTGGGAGAAGCGGTCCCTGCGTCTCGCCATCGCCATCGACTCGTTCATCTACTTCGCCAACGTGAAGCCCGACCACAAGTACGCGTTCTACGGGAACACGCTGGCGTACGTGTCAGGCACGGAAACGGTTACATTCTGGGATACAGTTACGTTacag TCATGGGTGAACCATATTCCGGACGTAATAGACATGTGTGGCACGGATGAGTATTGTGTTATTGCCACACTCAATATGCTAATTATCTCCAATCAGCAAGGTATCCAATGTGATG CTAAGGTTGTAAGTATACCCATGGTGTACGTGGCTATCAACAGTAAAGCGACGGTAGTTGCTGCGTCGAAAGAATCATTTCTGGTCTGGAAGTTCTCTACGCCGTCCAGACCAA GAAGCACAGAACATTTATTTCGCGCCGACGGGACGCCGGTTACAACAGGAGACGTCAGTTACCAAGACGATACCATTTGCTGTATAACTTGCTCAGATAGCCATCTGCTGGTCGGTAGAGATTCTGGCACGATTCTGTTCTTCTCACTTGTGAATTTCAAGAAGATTACTTCGATAAATATGAACTCCAGACCGTACAAATTGGGACTTAATTCTAATTCCAG CAAATTCTACGTAATCGACCAGCCGGGTTCATTATACCTCCTCGACACTGACATGGCCAACAACATCAGCGTGGGGCAGGCGCTACGCAAGGACGTGTGGAGCGCGCTGTGGGCGAGTGACAACCCACAGATGCTGGCCGTGGCTGAAAAGGCGCGCCTTTATGTCATGCGCGACACGGAGCCCGAGGAGCCGCTCGCGATGCAGGGCTATCTGTGCACATTCAAG GAGCTGGAGATCACAACAGCGCTACTAGACGGGATCACGGACAAGTGCACGCCGCAGCACATCGTGCGAGTGGAAGTCAAGTCTCTTAGGGACACTCGGCAGCTCATTGAGAAAGTCGGCTTGAAGGAGGCAGAGAACTTCATTAAGGACAACCCACACCCACAGTTATG GTTGCTATTAGCTGAAGCAGCATTAAAAAATTTAGAAACTGAGTCAGCTTTGGAGACGGCGGAGGCGGCCTTCGTACGGCGTAACGACTACGCGGGAATTAGATTCGTCTCGCGACTAAACGCGCTGCATTCGAACGCGCTGAAGAAGGCAGAAATACTTGCCTACTTTAAAGACTTCGATGCAGCTGAAAAGATATACCATGATGAAGATAGACG GGACTTGGCCATAGCGCTCCGGAAACGCCTCGGGCACTGGTTCCGCGTGGTGGAGCTGCTCAAGCAATCCGCGAGCACCACGGACGCGCAAGTCAAGCAGGCCTACAGCAACATCGGCGACTACTATATAGACCGACAGAATTG GGCCGGAGCTCTCGAGTATTACACGATGTCCAATAACACGGAGGGGTTGAAGAAGTGTCACATGGCGCTCGAGGACAACGAAGCCCTGTCGAAGCTGTTCACTGGCTCGCCTAGGCAACCTAAG GATGCACCCATGAAAACGAACATTGACGAGATGAGTGACATCATCAATGAAACACCTTCCATTCAAGGAATTATGCAGCTAAAGGAGACGGGTCGTATGTTACAAGCTGCGACCATGGCATTTCAG CTTGCTAACATTGAGGCATCAAAGTGCGTGTCTCCATCGCGCATAAAGAAATTATACATCCTAGCCGGACACCTGTACACTCAGAACTCTGTgg ACGGAGCTATGGGGCGGGAGGCCACACGCAGCTTCCGGCTGGGCGCCGCGCAGCACTGGCTGGCGATGGCGGCGGAGCGCGCGCTCGCCCGCCCGCCGCGCGCCGACGCCGCGTTGCGCGCGGCCGGCCGCGTGTGCGCCGTCGTCGACGACTTGCATCCCAAGCAGCACCTACAG GTATGGTGCACAATAGCATCGATAGCTGTGGAAGCGAGAGCGTTTGAATTATGTTCGAAGGCATTCATTAAACTCGAAGCTATCGAT CCCGACAACTTTGAAAAGTTGGCAATTGAAATTTTTACCAGATGTAAACCTAAGGATGTAAAGGGAAATAAAATCGACTGTCCAAATTGTAACGCCGCCATACCCGAATG GAAAGCAGTTTGCCCCAGCTGCGACACCGTGTTCCCGGGCTGCGCGGTGTCGGGGCGCGCGCTGGCGGCGCCGCGCGCCGTGTGGACGTGCGCCGCGTGCGCCGCGCGCGCGCAGCAGCACGACCTCGTGCTGCGGCACTCCTGCCCCATGTGCCACGCACCGCTTTAA
- the LOC134790732 gene encoding thioredoxin reductase-like selenoprotein T homolog CG3887 yields the protein MSLLNHSRVSISVIAIFSCMLLLANNYVEANENEAVSASKIGRGVGHIMNIYYCYSCGYRKVFEDYAGIISQKYPDISVIGANYDPPGMNMYLSRMIGFAKMLLIMCILSGVNIFAWLNKPQPAWWSWCLENKLYACMMMFFLANMLEGQLVSSGAFEISLDNIPLWSKLETGRIPQPPELFQIIDNTLQFSKMDMPKNFAQ from the exons ATGTCCTTACTCAACCACTCTCGGGTTTCCATTAGTGTGATTGCCATATTTAGTTGTATGCTATTGCTGGCTAATAATTATGTGGAAGCTAATGAAAATGAAGCAGTCAGTGCCTCAAAAATTGGCCGAGGAGTTGGGCATATCATGAACATCTACTACTG CTACTCGTGCGGATACAGGAAAGTGTTTGAAGACTATGCTGGAATCATTTCCCAAAAATATCCAGACATCTCTGTTATTGGCGCCAACTATGACCCTCCTGGCATGAACATGTACCTGTCAAGGATGATA GGTTTTGCAAAAATGTTGCTCATCATGTGCATACTGAGTGGAGTGAACATATTTGCGTGGCTCAACAAGCCGCAGCCTGCCTGGTGGAGTTGGTGCCTGGAGAACAAGCTGTATGCCTGCATGATGATGTTCTTCCTTGCCAACATGCTTGAGGGCCAACTTGTCTCATCTGGAGCATTTGAAATATCTCTAGATAACATTCCACTATGGTCTAAGCTAGAAACTGGAAGAATTCCTCAACCGCCAGAATTGTTTCAGATAATTGATAATACGTTACAATTCTCTAAAATGGATATGCCAAAGAACTTTGCGCAATAG